One window of Bernardetia sp. genomic DNA carries:
- the glmM gene encoding phosphoglucosamine mutase: protein MSLIKSISGIRGTIGGKVGEGLSPIDVVKFAAAYGKWVSNATAQMTEENAEETTSQNQKIIIGRDARVSGELVSQLVSSTLQAMGFDVLDLGLSTTPTVEMAVPMENANGGIILTASHNPGNWNALKLLNQKGEFISAKEGEEILRIAESDDYEFVKVSDLGSYSTDDTYLQKHIEKILELPLVDKEAIAAKDFKIAVDGVNSSGGIAVPMLLEALGVKQVDKFYCEPTGIFQHNPEPLPENLTHICSTIKSGNYNLGIVVDPDVDRLALICEDGTPFGEEYTLVAISDYVLQHQDEGQTKNTVSNLSSTQALKDITLKAGGEYHAAAVGEVNVVEKMKECNAVIGGEGNGGIIYPELHYGRDALVGIALFLTQLAKFKGSTKMLRAKYPSYHISKNKIELTPEINVDNVLVEISDKYKSYPVNKIDGVKIQFDSEWVHLRKSNTEPIIRIYSESQSEATAEHLAKKIMQDIKEIITQ, encoded by the coding sequence TTGAGTTTAATAAAATCAATATCTGGAATACGTGGAACAATCGGTGGGAAAGTGGGCGAAGGTCTTTCTCCGATTGATGTTGTAAAATTTGCAGCAGCTTATGGAAAATGGGTAAGTAATGCTACAGCCCAAATGACAGAGGAAAACGCAGAAGAAACTACATCACAAAACCAAAAGATAATCATTGGGCGTGATGCTCGTGTGTCTGGAGAACTTGTTTCGCAACTTGTTAGCTCTACTTTACAAGCAATGGGTTTTGATGTCTTAGATTTAGGACTTTCAACAACACCAACCGTTGAAATGGCTGTTCCGATGGAGAATGCAAATGGTGGAATTATCCTTACAGCAAGTCATAACCCTGGAAATTGGAACGCTCTCAAACTTCTAAACCAAAAAGGAGAATTTATTTCAGCAAAAGAAGGCGAGGAAATTTTGAGAATTGCTGAAAGTGATGATTATGAATTTGTAAAAGTATCTGACTTAGGAAGCTATTCTACTGATGATACTTACCTTCAAAAGCATATTGAGAAAATATTAGAACTGCCTTTAGTAGATAAAGAAGCTATTGCTGCAAAAGATTTCAAAATTGCTGTTGATGGGGTAAATTCTAGTGGAGGGATAGCCGTTCCAATGCTTTTGGAAGCTCTAGGCGTAAAACAGGTAGATAAGTTTTATTGCGAACCAACAGGCATTTTTCAACACAATCCTGAGCCACTTCCAGAAAACCTAACACATATTTGTTCTACTATTAAAAGTGGAAATTATAATTTAGGAATTGTCGTTGACCCAGATGTAGATAGATTGGCTCTTATTTGTGAAGACGGAACGCCTTTCGGAGAAGAATACACATTGGTTGCCATTTCAGACTATGTATTGCAGCATCAAGACGAAGGACAAACAAAAAATACAGTTTCGAATCTTTCTTCTACACAAGCACTCAAAGATATAACACTAAAAGCTGGAGGTGAATACCACGCTGCTGCCGTTGGAGAAGTGAATGTGGTAGAAAAGATGAAAGAATGTAATGCTGTTATTGGAGGCGAAGGAAATGGGGGAATTATCTATCCAGAATTACACTACGGACGTGATGCACTTGTTGGGATTGCCTTATTTTTGACGCAATTAGCAAAGTTTAAGGGAAGTACAAAAATGCTCCGTGCAAAATACCCAAGTTACCATATCTCAAAGAATAAAATTGAACTTACTCCAGAGATAAATGTAGATAATGTTTTGGTTGAGATTTCTGACAAATACAAAAGCTATCCAGTCAATAAAATTGATGGTGTCAAAATTCAGTTTGATAGCGAATGGGTACATCTTCGTAAGTCAAATACAGAACCTATCATTCGCATCTATTCAGAATCACAATCCGAAGCCACAGCCGAACACTTGGCAAAGAAAATTATGCAGGATATAAAAGAGATTATTACGCAGTAA
- the cdd gene encoding cytidine deaminase, with the protein MSKTHQIQIQITVYENESELSKEDVSLLNEAREATKRAYAPYSEFSVGAAIKLQNGEVVLGSNQENAAYPSGLCAERTAIFSASNQFPNEIIETIAIAAKPQKATNFIAISPCGSCRQVMSEYENKQEKPIRMIMEGENKSIYVIHSIADLLPLKFSKSSLNIE; encoded by the coding sequence ATGTCAAAAACACATCAAATACAAATACAGATTACGGTTTATGAAAATGAAAGTGAGCTTTCAAAAGAAGATGTTTCATTGCTAAATGAAGCTAGAGAAGCTACCAAAAGAGCTTATGCACCCTATTCAGAATTTTCAGTAGGAGCTGCCATCAAGTTACAAAATGGAGAAGTTGTTTTGGGAAGTAATCAAGAAAATGCAGCCTACCCTTCTGGACTTTGTGCTGAGCGAACAGCTATTTTTTCAGCTTCCAATCAGTTTCCCAATGAAATTATCGAAACGATTGCTATTGCAGCCAAGCCACAAAAGGCAACTAATTTTATAGCAATTTCTCCTTGTGGTTCGTGCCGACAGGTAATGTCAGAATACGAAAACAAACAAGAAAAACCTATACGAATGATTATGGAAGGCGAAAACAAATCTATTTATGTTATTCATTCGATAGCTGATTTATTGCCTTTAAAGTTTTCTAAAAGTAGCTTGAATATAGAGTAA
- a CDS encoding glycosyltransferase family 4 protein: MKQIAIFSPNYFPELGACSSRIQYLAERLKKEGNSVTVYTTFPNYPTGTVFSSYRRFLFRKFIHKENINGITVIRFSFYPSNSSSALVRLFSMVSLALSWFLAFPFLKRQQPNIIFVQSPPLLPVLSVWMLSKMISKKGYIPSLILNLSDLYPRVLLDLDKIKGQTIYNLLLKIEAFLYKKMDFIVGQSEEIINYVQEIVPHKPIFLYRNGVDTDSFKVKENYEIEKDKPIKLVYAGLLGVAQGVLEMIKNVDFEEINAELHLYGNGNERNQIERFLIENFKDKKQTVFLYDAIPSKEVAQKLADYDAAIIIQKKQILGTVPSKIYEAMAAGLPILLLGRGESADIVRKYSTGIVIKTTMNKQTNSTNYELLPKEIRTLKKMTLKERKAFGENGRRAAQAVFDKKNQFKNIKKLFE, from the coding sequence TTGAAACAAATAGCTATTTTTTCACCCAATTATTTCCCCGAACTCGGTGCGTGTTCGTCCCGTATTCAATATTTGGCAGAGCGTTTGAAAAAGGAAGGCAATAGTGTAACCGTTTATACTACGTTTCCAAATTACCCCACAGGAACAGTTTTTTCTTCATATAGAAGGTTTCTTTTCAGAAAGTTTATACATAAAGAAAATATAAATGGAATAACTGTAATTCGTTTTTCTTTTTATCCTTCCAACTCCTCGTCTGCCTTGGTTCGTCTTTTTAGTATGGTAAGTTTAGCTTTGAGTTGGTTTTTAGCATTTCCATTTCTCAAAAGACAGCAACCTAATATTATTTTTGTTCAAAGCCCTCCACTTTTGCCTGTCCTGAGTGTTTGGATGTTATCAAAAATGATTAGTAAGAAAGGCTATATTCCTTCGCTTATCTTGAATCTTTCCGACCTTTATCCTCGTGTTCTTTTAGACCTAGACAAAATAAAAGGGCAGACAATATACAACCTCCTTTTGAAAATTGAAGCATTTTTATACAAAAAAATGGATTTTATTGTTGGTCAGTCAGAGGAAATTATAAATTATGTACAAGAAATTGTTCCTCATAAACCTATTTTTCTGTATCGCAATGGTGTAGATACAGATAGTTTTAAGGTCAAAGAAAATTATGAGATTGAAAAAGATAAGCCAATAAAATTAGTCTATGCAGGGCTTTTGGGAGTAGCACAAGGAGTTTTGGAAATGATAAAAAATGTAGATTTTGAGGAAATAAATGCAGAACTACATTTATATGGAAATGGAAACGAAAGAAATCAGATAGAGCGATTTCTTATAGAAAATTTTAAAGATAAAAAACAAACTGTATTTCTTTATGATGCTATTCCCTCAAAGGAAGTAGCTCAAAAATTAGCTGATTACGATGCAGCTATTATTATTCAGAAAAAACAAATTTTGGGAACTGTTCCCTCCAAAATATATGAAGCAATGGCAGCAGGATTGCCTATTTTATTACTTGGAAGGGGCGAAAGTGCAGATATAGTCAGAAAATACAGCACTGGAATTGTGATAAAAACAACGATGAATAAGCAAACTAATTCGACGAATTATGAACTATTGCCTAAAGAAATTCGTACCTTGAAAAAAATGACTTTGAAAGAAAGAAAAGCCTTTGGAGAAAATGGAAGAAGAGCAGCCCAAGCTGTTTTTGATAAAAAAAATCAATTCAAGAATATTAAAAAGTTATTTGAATAA